In Vibrio bathopelagicus, one DNA window encodes the following:
- a CDS encoding helix-turn-helix domain-containing protein — translation MSTPIKHMRLIKGQPCRATELSNSDDAFLEPHRHEYWELVWCVDDLGSQSIDFVDYANKVGRIFTIAPGQVHRSELVGENARLLVFTPGFVKTNHRNTQLVDTVFAMHQSRPPYLDCSEEGNRYLLPIFTMIKEECERVDSDWDLVESLMNSFLRYILRFATQSSLKGEVRDSRVNKVVDLIEQHYATHKHCEFYAQALSITNKRVNEIVKAERGKTVTQLIHDRTILEANRELIFSTKTIKTIAFELGFEDPAYFSRFYRGQMNESPAEFRTRCADRAT, via the coding sequence ATGAGTACTCCCATCAAGCACATGCGCCTTATCAAAGGTCAGCCCTGTCGTGCGACAGAGTTGTCTAACAGCGACGATGCGTTCTTAGAACCGCACAGACATGAATATTGGGAATTAGTGTGGTGCGTGGATGACCTAGGTAGCCAAAGTATTGATTTCGTCGACTACGCCAACAAAGTCGGGCGGATTTTTACCATCGCACCAGGTCAGGTACATCGCTCAGAACTGGTGGGAGAAAATGCTCGTTTACTGGTATTTACTCCAGGCTTTGTCAAAACCAATCATCGCAACACACAACTAGTCGACACTGTTTTTGCCATGCATCAAAGTCGCCCTCCCTATTTGGATTGCAGTGAGGAAGGCAACCGCTACCTGCTGCCTATTTTCACCATGATCAAAGAAGAGTGTGAGCGAGTGGATAGCGACTGGGATTTGGTAGAATCACTCATGAATAGCTTTTTGCGCTATATATTACGCTTCGCCACCCAATCCTCATTGAAAGGTGAAGTACGCGACAGCCGAGTAAACAAGGTTGTTGATTTGATTGAGCAACACTACGCCACGCACAAACATTGCGAGTTTTATGCGCAAGCGCTGTCGATAACTAACAAGCGCGTCAACGAGATTGTCAAAGCAGAACGAGGTAAAACAGTCACTCAATTAATCCATGACCGAACCATCTTAGAAGCGAATCGAGAATTGATCTTTTCTACCAAGACAATTAAAACCATCGCTTTTGAACTCGGCTTCGAAGACCCCGCCTATTTCAGTCGTTTTTATCGTGGCCAAATGAACGAGTCACCCGCAGAGTTTCGAACTCGATGTGCAGATCGTGCAACATAA
- a CDS encoding DUF1254 domain-containing protein: protein MIKSKLKAIALASSIFISHQVLATENYNTDIPLSIMTPDTVQTSIGELNFKDGAPTPETAQKLYDNLDTLRSTEVFLNAIPMASIEALRIGHTEIGSTSSNQVVVFDNLMDSNPLFLTGNTDTVYASVFLDLEKDGPTVIEVPEGMGPTTVNDAFFRFVTDLGIVGPDKGKGGKYLILPPGYKGEVPEGYFVSQSTSYTNWFIARGFLKDGKTDAAVKAYKEKLKIYPLAKKDDQPKMEFISGSGKPFNTIHANDEHFYKEIKTVLDKEPISFIDPELRGLMSSIGIQKNKPFAPDERMQKLMKDGVAIGNATARSLYFQPRDKKAYIYEDRLWKTAFIGKDYQWLVDKGEGGRNLDARSYFFYVATVNTPAMALKLIEKGSQYALIDQEKGGEYFDGGKHYKLNIPANVPAKNFWSVVAYDTQTRSELQTSQPLPSKNNQRDDFIENEDGSVDLYFGPTAPKGKEANWIETVPGKGWFTVLRLYGPQEAWYDKTWKPSDIEEVKL from the coding sequence ATGATTAAGTCGAAGCTGAAAGCAATAGCGTTAGCGAGCAGTATATTTATCTCACACCAAGTACTGGCGACTGAAAACTACAATACCGATATTCCACTAAGCATCATGACTCCAGATACGGTGCAAACGAGCATCGGTGAATTGAACTTTAAAGATGGTGCACCAACTCCTGAAACCGCCCAAAAGCTCTATGACAACCTAGACACGCTTCGTTCAACAGAAGTTTTCCTCAATGCAATTCCAATGGCTTCAATTGAAGCACTTCGTATTGGACATACTGAGATTGGGTCAACATCATCAAACCAAGTGGTGGTTTTCGATAACCTGATGGATTCGAATCCTCTTTTTTTAACGGGCAACACCGATACCGTTTATGCTTCGGTGTTCCTAGACCTTGAGAAAGATGGCCCAACCGTCATTGAAGTGCCTGAAGGTATGGGGCCGACAACCGTCAATGATGCATTCTTTCGCTTTGTAACCGACTTAGGCATTGTCGGACCTGACAAAGGTAAAGGGGGTAAGTACCTGATTCTACCTCCAGGCTATAAAGGTGAAGTGCCAGAAGGCTACTTCGTTTCGCAATCCACCAGCTACACCAACTGGTTCATCGCTCGCGGATTCCTGAAAGATGGTAAAACCGATGCTGCAGTGAAAGCATATAAAGAAAAGCTTAAGATCTACCCACTAGCGAAGAAAGATGATCAGCCGAAAATGGAGTTCATCTCCGGTAGTGGTAAACCGTTCAATACCATTCATGCGAACGACGAGCATTTCTACAAAGAGATCAAAACCGTATTGGATAAAGAGCCAATCTCGTTTATCGACCCAGAACTTCGCGGATTAATGTCGAGTATTGGTATTCAAAAGAACAAACCTTTTGCTCCAGATGAACGCATGCAAAAGCTAATGAAAGATGGTGTCGCAATCGGTAACGCAACAGCAAGATCACTGTACTTCCAACCAAGAGACAAGAAGGCTTACATTTATGAAGATCGCCTATGGAAGACAGCGTTTATCGGTAAAGATTACCAATGGCTAGTGGATAAAGGTGAAGGCGGACGCAACCTAGATGCACGCTCTTATTTCTTCTATGTTGCAACGGTGAATACGCCAGCAATGGCCCTCAAGCTTATCGAAAAAGGCTCTCAATATGCGCTGATCGACCAAGAGAAAGGCGGTGAATACTTCGATGGAGGTAAGCACTATAAGTTGAATATTCCAGCGAATGTACCAGCAAAAAACTTCTGGTCAGTTGTGGCTTACGACACGCAAACACGTTCAGAGCTGCAAACCAGTCAACCGCTGCCAAGTAAGAATAACCAGCGTGATGATTTTATTGAAAATGAAGATGGCTCGGTGGATTTGTACTTTGGCCCTACCGCTCCAAAAGGAAAAGAAGCTAACTGGATAGAAACCGTTCCGGGCAAAGGTTGGTTTACCGTGCTAAGACTCTATGGCCCACAAGAAGCATGGTATGACAAGACATGGAAACCAAGCGACATTGAAGAGGTAAAGCTTTAA
- a CDS encoding DMT family transporter, which translates to MNSKSLTILLFVSVCLIWGTTWFAMEVALHSIPPIFATALRFLLAAPLLAVLAKVFKQPLLFPKGKRQWLLIVALMYFAIPFTLMIYGEQYISSGLASIIFANMPVAVMLMSGLFLGLRLAKHQIFGLVTAVISLCLILGNEMQMGGDDYLIGTICLGLAVAIHAVMYVLVQKHCKGIEVLTYNAVPSLIASLFLFAVSAMGESVNVESFTWDSISAVVYLGFVASVGGIVAYFKLGQVSTPFQASICFLIFPVVALLISCYINDEVLSEQSLLMMIPLLCGILLTKAPKGIFKLRSSLKTASSN; encoded by the coding sequence ATGAATTCGAAGTCGCTAACTATCTTGCTTTTTGTCTCTGTTTGCTTAATTTGGGGAACCACTTGGTTCGCTATGGAAGTGGCATTGCACTCTATCCCACCCATTTTTGCTACCGCACTGCGCTTTCTCCTAGCAGCACCGTTGCTCGCAGTATTAGCGAAAGTCTTTAAACAACCTTTGCTATTTCCGAAGGGCAAGCGTCAATGGCTGCTTATTGTGGCACTGATGTATTTTGCTATTCCGTTCACTTTGATGATCTATGGTGAGCAATACATCTCTTCTGGTTTGGCGTCGATCATTTTCGCGAACATGCCCGTCGCTGTGATGCTGATGTCTGGCTTATTCTTGGGTTTACGATTAGCTAAGCACCAAATATTTGGTTTGGTTACTGCCGTTATCAGCCTATGTTTAATCCTTGGCAACGAAATGCAAATGGGTGGCGATGACTACCTCATCGGCACAATTTGTTTAGGTCTTGCTGTCGCTATTCACGCTGTTATGTATGTGTTGGTTCAAAAGCACTGCAAAGGAATAGAAGTACTGACTTACAACGCTGTACCGAGCTTAATTGCTTCCCTATTCTTGTTCGCAGTTTCAGCGATGGGTGAAAGCGTTAATGTTGAATCCTTCACTTGGGATTCAATCTCAGCCGTGGTTTACCTAGGCTTTGTGGCGAGTGTTGGCGGTATTGTGGCTTACTTCAAATTAGGACAGGTTTCGACACCTTTCCAAGCGTCTATCTGCTTCCTAATTTTCCCTGTAGTAGCACTACTGATCTCTTGCTATATCAATGATGAAGTGCTTTCTGAACAGTCATTGCTTATGATGATTCCTCTGCTTTGTGGCATCTTACTGACCAAAGCACCAAAAGGGATCTTTAAGCTACGCTCTTCGTTAAAAACAGCGAGCAGCAACTAA
- a CDS encoding MATE family efflux transporter, with amino-acid sequence MGINLKTDPISKSFYQYLWPALTGMVIKSLFIMGDAWFVGRGVGPDGLGAIALTIPAFSIFTAIAMMVGIGGAALMSIEVGKGNTTSGQTLFSQSMLSTAVLSTISVSIALYFLDDMIALMGASGYMAELTHDYLSVMLPFFVLYSLAWVMSCFVRNDTNPKLATYAMSIGAVVNLVLDYFFVLEFGWGMKGAAYGTAIAQGVITCILLSHFVRRQGTLEMSLKGIGLSKLPSILKIGTPTFFIEVTAAMTILLFNYVLLHQFGENHIIAYGLTANVGVFALFVMVGIAQACQPIISFNHGANQPNRIEAIFRLGLKSAIGSGLVFMVIVYLFAPQIAALYLGASSDLIGLSATALTFFFFAVPLMGVNLVIANLFQATAKPKQATLISLGRGFVFVALGIVILPKLFPEQGIWASILFAETLTAIVSLSMLRSYKKRFTGALEKTNGIGKQSV; translated from the coding sequence ATGGGCATTAATCTCAAAACCGACCCGATCTCAAAATCCTTTTATCAATATCTTTGGCCCGCACTAACGGGCATGGTGATCAAGTCTCTTTTTATCATGGGAGATGCTTGGTTCGTCGGACGCGGTGTTGGCCCTGATGGGCTTGGTGCTATCGCTTTGACCATCCCTGCTTTTTCAATATTCACCGCCATTGCCATGATGGTGGGCATTGGTGGCGCAGCACTTATGTCTATCGAAGTCGGTAAAGGGAACACAACGTCAGGTCAAACCCTGTTTAGCCAATCCATGCTCAGTACCGCTGTGCTTAGCACCATTTCAGTCAGCATTGCTCTGTATTTTCTAGACGACATGATTGCGTTAATGGGCGCTTCTGGTTACATGGCTGAACTGACTCACGATTACCTGTCTGTGATGCTGCCATTCTTTGTTTTGTACTCGTTAGCTTGGGTCATGTCATGCTTTGTTCGTAACGATACTAACCCAAAACTGGCGACCTACGCGATGTCGATAGGTGCTGTGGTTAACCTAGTTTTGGACTACTTCTTCGTCTTAGAGTTTGGCTGGGGCATGAAAGGCGCGGCCTACGGTACAGCAATTGCTCAAGGTGTTATCACTTGTATTCTATTAAGCCACTTTGTACGTAGACAAGGCACCTTGGAAATGAGCTTAAAAGGGATTGGTTTGAGCAAACTGCCAAGCATCCTAAAAATAGGTACGCCGACATTCTTCATTGAAGTAACCGCAGCGATGACAATCTTATTGTTCAACTACGTGTTGCTGCATCAGTTTGGTGAGAATCATATTATCGCCTATGGCTTAACGGCAAACGTCGGGGTATTCGCCCTGTTTGTGATGGTCGGAATAGCTCAAGCCTGCCAGCCAATCATCAGCTTTAATCATGGAGCCAACCAACCAAACCGCATCGAAGCAATTTTTCGCTTAGGTTTAAAAAGTGCAATTGGTAGTGGTTTAGTGTTTATGGTTATTGTGTACCTGTTTGCACCTCAAATAGCAGCCCTTTATCTAGGTGCTTCAAGTGACTTGATTGGACTTTCAGCTACTGCATTGACGTTCTTCTTCTTTGCTGTACCACTGATGGGAGTCAACTTGGTGATCGCCAACCTGTTTCAGGCAACGGCAAAACCCAAACAAGCAACACTGATATCTCTTGGACGTGGCTTCGTCTTCGTCGCATTGGGTATCGTCATTTTACCTAAGCTATTCCCAGAACAAGGTATTTGGGCAAGTATTCTGTTCGCCGAGACCCTAACCGCGATAGTCAGCCTCAGCATGTTACGCAGCTACAAGAAGCGCTTTACAGGCGCTTTAGAAAAAACAAATGGCATAGGAAAACAATCCGTTTAG
- a CDS encoding RidA family protein: protein MNKIWSPSSVPAPAANYHQCALIPAGSTRLHIAGQLGIDGEGMVAESTEEQIVLAWKNLRGVLQANQMDMEDLISVRLYLVDRSDMPDYQAAKQRIPFDVGGLPTTLLFVHGLFDERWKVEIEAEAAKLI from the coding sequence ATGAATAAGATATGGAGTCCTTCTTCAGTTCCCGCTCCTGCCGCCAATTATCATCAATGTGCGTTGATTCCAGCTGGTTCAACGCGGTTACACATTGCTGGGCAACTAGGGATTGATGGCGAAGGTATGGTTGCTGAAAGTACGGAAGAACAGATTGTACTCGCTTGGAAAAACCTGAGAGGCGTACTTCAAGCAAACCAAATGGATATGGAAGATTTAATCAGTGTAAGGCTGTATTTAGTTGATCGGAGTGATATGCCTGACTATCAAGCTGCAAAGCAGCGAATACCTTTTGATGTTGGTGGCCTCCCAACGACTTTACTGTTTGTCCATGGACTCTTTGATGAGCGGTGGAAAGTCGAAATTGAAGCCGAAGCTGCGAAATTGATTTAA
- a CDS encoding LysR family transcriptional regulator: MKNELHRMQVFAQIVESGSITKAADKLNLSKSVVSHHLQGLEQHLDVKLLTRTTRRQSLTDAGQRLYQRCLEMRKLMTLAEEEARESCSDFAGTITITSPHTLMTHLIGPVMCEFMKSHPRIEPQLLASDMRLDLIDKYIDLSVTVGDLPDSTSRAIKLGDLQQVLCCHPDYLKSAQMQLPITSSDLSEYDYIANQWEGINSQRSFEVSKGKMSIYKFRANRIGDSVPTIRMMTLAGLGIACLPKQAIEEDLHKGTLINILPEERILKAPFYIVHNFGLQMPTRIRAFIDDLKLHAESYS; this comes from the coding sequence ATGAAAAACGAATTACATCGCATGCAAGTATTCGCACAAATTGTAGAATCCGGCTCCATAACCAAAGCGGCCGATAAACTCAATCTCTCGAAATCAGTCGTTAGCCATCATTTACAAGGACTTGAACAACACCTTGATGTGAAATTGCTCACTCGAACAACACGACGCCAATCTTTAACTGACGCTGGTCAGCGCCTTTATCAACGATGCTTAGAAATGCGAAAATTAATGACACTCGCGGAAGAAGAAGCACGTGAGTCCTGTTCTGATTTTGCAGGCACTATTACCATCACATCCCCACACACACTAATGACACATCTTATTGGTCCGGTAATGTGTGAATTTATGAAAAGTCACCCTCGTATCGAGCCTCAACTATTGGCCAGCGATATGCGCCTAGACCTTATCGATAAGTACATCGATCTGTCAGTCACTGTTGGAGATCTTCCTGATTCAACATCTCGAGCAATAAAACTTGGAGATCTTCAGCAAGTACTATGCTGTCACCCTGACTACCTTAAAAGCGCACAAATGCAGTTGCCAATCACTTCAAGTGATCTCTCCGAATATGACTATATTGCCAACCAGTGGGAAGGTATTAACAGTCAAAGAAGTTTTGAAGTTAGTAAAGGTAAAATGAGCATTTATAAATTCAGAGCAAACCGAATCGGGGATAGTGTCCCAACCATTAGAATGATGACTTTAGCTGGGTTAGGAATTGCATGCTTACCTAAACAAGCAATTGAAGAAGACCTACACAAAGGTACATTAATTAATATATTGCCAGAGGAACGGATACTTAAGGCTCCTTTCTATATCGTGCATAATTTTGGGTTACAAATGCCAACTAGGATTCGTGCCTTCATTGACGACCTAAAATTACACGCTGAGTCTTACTCATAA
- a CDS encoding LysR family transcriptional regulator: protein MKNTIDLNLYRFLDLLYEQQSQAKVCHILDISRATFNRHLAEGRDLFANELFIATKGIYAPTLFTTQLMLVVKEPLEKLEQAQQISQSFIGTDSNIEYVFHAANPLSTLFTVPLLQGLTNEESKPKISMMDWSLDGVEFPKAGTLAIGVSGYPNELNDRIVERKVGSLDLFAYVADAHPLAKNETIDLTQLETFDTVRVSMGSLDGNSYYERLKKRTGLVLQQKLTVASVFSALECVQVSQYVFVGFDMDSASIPSGLSKRPVLFNGETVTFDVGIQYHRACYQHPIVKRIEQILSDSLKNS from the coding sequence TTGAAAAACACAATCGACCTAAATCTGTATCGATTTTTGGATCTGCTGTATGAGCAACAGTCTCAGGCGAAGGTGTGCCATATCTTGGATATTAGTCGAGCGACGTTTAATCGTCATTTGGCGGAAGGTCGAGACTTGTTTGCGAATGAATTATTCATCGCGACTAAAGGTATTTATGCACCGACCTTGTTCACTACTCAATTGATGCTGGTGGTGAAAGAACCGCTAGAAAAGTTAGAGCAAGCTCAGCAAATATCGCAGTCGTTTATTGGTACCGATTCGAATATTGAATATGTTTTTCATGCAGCCAACCCTTTGAGCACACTGTTTACGGTTCCCTTGTTGCAAGGGCTAACCAACGAGGAGTCTAAGCCCAAAATATCGATGATGGACTGGTCTCTAGATGGAGTAGAGTTTCCGAAGGCTGGTACTTTAGCGATTGGTGTTTCGGGTTATCCCAATGAACTTAATGATCGCATTGTGGAGCGTAAAGTCGGTTCGCTAGACTTGTTCGCTTATGTGGCAGATGCACACCCTTTAGCCAAAAATGAAACCATCGACCTCACGCAACTAGAAACCTTTGATACGGTTCGTGTGTCTATGGGGTCATTGGACGGCAACTCATATTACGAGCGTTTGAAAAAACGCACAGGATTGGTGTTGCAGCAAAAGCTGACCGTTGCATCGGTCTTCTCTGCGTTGGAATGTGTTCAGGTGAGCCAGTATGTGTTTGTTGGCTTTGACATGGATTCGGCCTCCATACCAAGCGGGCTCAGTAAACGGCCAGTGCTGTTCAATGGAGAAACGGTCACTTTCGATGTTGGTATTCAGTATCACCGTGCTTGTTATCAGCATCCAATAGTGAAACGCATAGAGCAGATCTTAAGTGACAGTTTGAAAAACAGTTAA
- a CDS encoding putative quinol monooxygenase: MMTILVQFTLSHTEEKAAEIVEFFNEILPDTRTFNGNLSAELYQKDLSENSLVLFEEWEDTACFDEYIAWRKNIGDFDRLGTMLTDTPTITVMSKIITTSKV; encoded by the coding sequence ATGATGACTATTTTAGTGCAATTTACATTGAGTCATACTGAAGAGAAAGCAGCAGAAATCGTTGAGTTTTTTAACGAAATATTGCCGGATACTCGCACTTTTAACGGCAACCTTTCTGCGGAGCTTTACCAAAAAGATCTGTCTGAAAACTCTTTGGTTTTGTTCGAAGAATGGGAAGATACCGCTTGTTTCGATGAATATATTGCTTGGCGTAAAAATATAGGTGATTTTGATCGTTTAGGCACGATGCTTACGGATACGCCAACGATTACTGTCATGTCTAAAATCATCACGACATCTAAGGTGTAA
- a CDS encoding MFS transporter, which produces MSASTASWKTPQNFLLLISIVVPIAFSSWMALLNNFVIEKANFDGADIGLLQSVREIPGFLAFTVVFVLAFIREQRFMLISLAMLTVGTAITGLFPSLTGLLLTTILMSTGFHYFETLKQSLSLQWLSKEEAPEMLGKMISVGALASLITYGSIWVMLEQLKLDFAWVYGITGSIGFVLVLVMTFGFPEFQTKTQQNKKLVLRKRYWLYYALTFMSGARRQIFTVFAGFLMVEKFGYSAADVTLLFLINYLFNFLFAKRIGRFIGVVGERKALIFEYVGLIGVFVGYGLVQSAEWAAALYVVDHLFFALALAIKTYFQKIADPADMASTAGVSFTINHIAAVVIPVVFGVIWLSSPATVFYIGAAMAAVSLALSLNIPKTPEEGNEVRMFSWR; this is translated from the coding sequence ATGAGTGCATCGACCGCGAGCTGGAAGACGCCGCAAAATTTTTTATTACTGATTTCGATTGTTGTACCTATCGCGTTTTCGAGCTGGATGGCTTTACTGAATAATTTCGTGATTGAAAAAGCGAATTTTGATGGTGCTGACATTGGCTTATTGCAAAGTGTTCGCGAGATCCCTGGCTTCTTGGCGTTTACCGTGGTGTTTGTGTTGGCTTTCATTCGTGAGCAGCGCTTTATGTTGATATCGCTAGCCATGCTAACCGTGGGAACCGCGATTACTGGTTTATTCCCTTCACTCACTGGCTTATTGCTGACTACAATTTTGATGTCGACAGGCTTTCACTATTTTGAAACGCTGAAGCAATCTTTGTCGTTGCAGTGGCTGAGCAAAGAAGAAGCACCAGAGATGTTGGGCAAGATGATTTCGGTCGGAGCACTGGCATCGTTGATAACTTATGGATCAATCTGGGTGATGTTGGAGCAACTAAAGCTCGACTTTGCTTGGGTATACGGCATAACTGGCAGTATCGGTTTTGTTTTGGTTTTGGTGATGACTTTTGGTTTTCCTGAGTTTCAAACTAAGACTCAACAAAATAAGAAATTGGTGCTAAGAAAGCGCTACTGGCTTTACTACGCACTGACATTCATGAGCGGAGCAAGAAGACAAATCTTCACGGTGTTTGCGGGCTTCTTGATGGTAGAGAAGTTCGGTTATTCTGCAGCCGACGTAACGCTACTATTCCTAATTAACTACCTGTTTAACTTCTTATTCGCAAAACGTATTGGGCGGTTTATCGGTGTGGTTGGTGAGCGCAAGGCACTGATTTTTGAGTATGTAGGCTTGATCGGTGTGTTTGTGGGTTATGGCTTGGTGCAAAGTGCTGAATGGGCGGCGGCGCTTTATGTGGTCGATCACTTGTTCTTTGCGTTAGCCTTGGCGATTAAAACCTACTTCCAGAAAATTGCAGACCCTGCTGACATGGCATCAACCGCCGGTGTCTCTTTCACTATCAATCATATTGCTGCGGTTGTTATCCCTGTCGTGTTTGGTGTGATTTGGCTCTCTTCGCCTGCAACGGTGTTCTACATTGGTGCGGCAATGGCGGCGGTTTCTCTAGCGTTGTCTTTGAACATTCCTAAGACACCTGAAGAAGGTAATGAAGTGCGGATGTTTAGCTGGCGTTAA